A DNA window from Allokutzneria albata contains the following coding sequences:
- a CDS encoding DddA-like double-stranded DNA deaminase toxin, whose amino-acid sequence MASLREVAEAARAVVDALPVQQLADAEQALDDAATQWQEHTAGSTDSAADEVHGLLHNAKDDLDNVLHAVTRTVPEAIAGFVAHLGVDSTAPAAPQSAAVADPAPVRVSPAEQERLLERVRGQLPPTVEPGTGEKTHGRWTAADGTVRPIISGRDEDADHVDQLLVERGLPPRRRTTRSADVELKLAARMVATKTRHATVVINNQPCVGPYGCDTLVRIVLPAGYTLTVLGSDGYRETFEGGATPWWSS is encoded by the coding sequence GTGGCGTCGCTGCGGGAGGTAGCCGAGGCTGCGCGTGCCGTGGTGGACGCGCTGCCGGTGCAGCAGCTCGCCGACGCCGAGCAGGCCCTGGACGACGCTGCGACGCAGTGGCAGGAGCACACCGCGGGCAGCACCGACTCGGCCGCGGACGAGGTACACGGCCTGCTGCACAACGCCAAGGACGACCTGGACAACGTGCTGCACGCCGTGACAAGGACGGTGCCGGAGGCGATCGCCGGGTTTGTCGCGCACCTGGGTGTCGACTCGACGGCTCCGGCCGCTCCGCAGTCGGCCGCGGTTGCCGATCCGGCTCCGGTGCGCGTGTCGCCCGCCGAGCAGGAACGGCTGCTGGAGCGGGTCCGCGGGCAGCTGCCGCCGACGGTGGAGCCCGGGACGGGCGAGAAGACGCACGGGCGGTGGACGGCCGCTGACGGCACGGTCAGGCCCATCATCTCCGGCCGGGACGAGGACGCCGACCACGTTGACCAGCTGCTGGTGGAGCGTGGGCTGCCGCCCCGCCGACGCACAACCCGATCGGCCGACGTTGAGCTGAAGCTGGCTGCCCGGATGGTCGCCACCAAGACCCGACACGCCACGGTGGTGATCAACAACCAGCCCTGTGTCGGTCCGTACGGCTGTGACACCCTGGTACGCATCGTGTTGCCTGCCGGGTACACGTTGACCGTGCTCGGCAGCGACGGCTACCGGGAGACCTTCGAGGGGGGAGCCACGCCATGGTGGTCGAGCTGA
- a CDS encoding Imm1 family immunity protein, producing the protein MVVELNAYYDFEHGKEPARVTSEEQLAAILEEVRRTRKAALVELLPADNPAAATLDVGFCEDRGVVWYSGPDHESCYSHNPDANATGEAKPVLYYYMTSDTEYPASAEIPAADVITAAREYMRTGGRRPTAIAWYEAD; encoded by the coding sequence ATGGTGGTCGAGCTGAACGCTTACTACGACTTCGAGCACGGCAAGGAGCCCGCGCGGGTCACCAGCGAGGAGCAGCTGGCCGCGATCCTCGAGGAGGTCCGGCGCACCCGCAAGGCCGCGCTCGTCGAGCTGCTGCCCGCCGACAACCCGGCGGCCGCAACCCTCGATGTCGGGTTCTGCGAAGACCGCGGCGTGGTCTGGTACTCCGGGCCCGACCATGAGAGCTGCTACAGCCACAACCCCGACGCCAACGCCACCGGCGAGGCGAAGCCGGTCCTGTACTACTACATGACCTCTGACACCGAGTACCCCGCCAGCGCGGAGATCCCCGCCGCCGACGTCATCACCGCCGCCCGGGAGTACATGCGCACCGGCGGCCGCCGCCCTACGGCCATCGCCTGGTACGAAGCCGACTGA
- a CDS encoding helix-turn-helix domain-containing protein: protein MTEGGQMTSRRPAPAGAKLQLGSLLAELAEAVGRGRADVRRALNCSEPKARKIMSGLVSVDPEDLVTLLDLFEADDAARAKAAELAAAAQRRSPRTPGGSPLRARVYKFEESAIGISSYATELIPGLL, encoded by the coding sequence GTGACCGAAGGAGGGCAGATGACATCGCGTCGACCTGCGCCCGCCGGAGCCAAGCTCCAACTGGGCTCGTTGCTGGCTGAGCTGGCCGAGGCCGTGGGGCGTGGACGTGCTGACGTTCGACGGGCGCTCAACTGCTCCGAGCCCAAAGCTCGCAAGATCATGAGTGGGCTGGTCAGCGTTGACCCCGAAGATCTGGTGACACTGCTGGATCTATTCGAAGCGGACGATGCAGCCCGTGCGAAGGCTGCTGAATTAGCAGCCGCCGCTCAACGTCGGAGCCCTCGAACCCCAGGCGGTTCACCACTTCGCGCGCGGGTCTACAAATTCGAAGAGTCCGCAATCGGCATCAGTAGCTACGCAACGGAACTCATTCCCGGTCTGCTGTAG
- a CDS encoding DUF5753 domain-containing protein: MEDYAEQLFGASGERTPAQVKKLVAARRERSARLVSPDGPQLHFVLGEGAIHWQVGGPKTMAKQLLRLIELQDLPTVTIQVVPFASGVHAALGYAFTLLLQPAEQQDRAYFESLFASKLIHDKATVDGYRRRFAQAVEHALTPNDTSDYLATVAARL; this comes from the coding sequence ATCGAAGACTACGCCGAACAGCTGTTCGGCGCCTCAGGCGAACGCACTCCTGCGCAGGTCAAGAAGCTTGTGGCAGCCCGTCGAGAGAGAAGCGCTCGACTCGTGTCGCCCGACGGGCCGCAGCTCCACTTCGTTCTCGGCGAAGGGGCAATCCATTGGCAGGTCGGCGGCCCCAAGACGATGGCGAAACAACTGCTACGCCTCATCGAGCTACAAGACCTTCCTACCGTGACGATTCAGGTCGTCCCATTCGCGAGTGGAGTGCACGCTGCGCTCGGCTACGCCTTTACGCTGTTGCTGCAACCAGCCGAGCAACAAGACCGCGCCTACTTCGAAAGCCTCTTCGCCTCAAAGCTCATCCACGACAAGGCGACGGTCGACGGCTACCGCCGACGCTTCGCGCAAGCCGTCGAGCACGCGCTTACTCCGAACGACACGTCGGACTACCTCGCTACGGTTGCCGCGCGACTGTGA
- a CDS encoding DUF397 domain-containing protein: MSHGFDEHQFTWRTSSYTDGGEEQTCVEVGEVQDNPAAPVGLRDSKNRSGGTLLFTRPKWHGFVDFVKRDGYLTEA, translated from the coding sequence ATGAGCCACGGCTTCGACGAACACCAATTCACATGGAGGACGTCCAGCTACACCGACGGAGGCGAGGAACAGACCTGTGTCGAGGTTGGCGAAGTACAGGACAACCCGGCCGCGCCCGTAGGGCTCCGCGACTCGAAGAACCGCAGCGGCGGCACACTCTTGTTCACGAGACCGAAGTGGCACGGGTTCGTCGACTTCGTTAAGCGAGACGGATACCTCACCGAGGCATAG
- a CDS encoding tyrosine-type recombinase/integrase — protein MTLDSEMSIVQTHLLPAWEDTELNKILRNPVQMWVDKLAAKYAPKTVSRIYGVFRASLLAAVKYGVLSGTPCVDIKLPKLRTVRSKPTMMRSDLDDLYPHITPSYRFALEMCFNTGMRPGEFGGLHRHSINLKDGWLNIRDVFVYLPRKEGVREEVLRYIKEYPKDEEAREVPLPGHVVDMARLWIEENPARSGCGIPHRPGNPCKSDVLFRTPRTGLPLSNRTFENVLRYAWRRAKLPHIPPYGARRGYATTLAEAGVDPYEIARLMGHATLEQTMVYTQRTPAARARIVAALGDHDAVQLQLVPGTARDASGTEPDSKALTDAQSDQAQKLA, from the coding sequence GTGACGCTCGACAGCGAGATGTCCATCGTGCAGACCCACCTACTGCCAGCCTGGGAGGACACCGAGCTAAACAAGATCCTTCGAAATCCTGTGCAGATGTGGGTAGACAAGCTTGCGGCGAAGTACGCCCCTAAGACAGTTTCCCGCATCTACGGCGTCTTTAGAGCTTCACTTCTGGCAGCAGTCAAGTACGGAGTCCTTTCCGGAACTCCATGCGTAGACATCAAGCTGCCGAAGCTGAGGACCGTACGATCAAAGCCGACGATGATGCGCAGCGACCTAGATGATCTCTACCCGCACATCACACCCTCTTACCGATTCGCGCTTGAAATGTGCTTCAACACAGGAATGCGCCCCGGAGAGTTCGGCGGGCTACACAGACACAGCATCAACCTCAAGGACGGTTGGCTGAATATCCGAGACGTGTTCGTTTACCTGCCGCGCAAAGAGGGCGTACGCGAGGAAGTCCTTCGATACATCAAGGAATATCCGAAGGATGAAGAAGCTCGCGAAGTTCCACTTCCAGGGCACGTTGTTGACATGGCACGCCTCTGGATTGAAGAGAATCCTGCCCGCAGTGGATGCGGTATCCCACATCGCCCAGGAAATCCCTGCAAGTCCGACGTGCTCTTTCGGACTCCGAGAACGGGTCTCCCTCTGAGCAACCGCACGTTTGAGAACGTCCTTCGCTATGCCTGGAGGCGCGCCAAGCTGCCCCACATCCCTCCTTACGGTGCTCGCCGGGGCTACGCGACCACGCTGGCCGAAGCTGGCGTGGACCCGTACGAGATCGCCCGGCTCATGGGCCACGCCACCCTCGAACAGACGATGGTCTATACGCAGAGGACACCAGCGGCACGCGCCAGAATCGTTGCGGCACTTGGAGATCATGACGCCGTACAGCTGCAGCTGGTGCCTGGGACAGCCAGGGACGCATCTGGGACAGAGCCGGACTCAAAGGCACTCACAGACGCTCAGTCGGACCAAGCCCAAAAGCTAGCCTGA
- a CDS encoding helix-turn-helix domain-containing protein — protein MSVESPWMTVAEVAAYSRHHFQTVLTALRTNELEGKQRAANCTWRVHRDAVDRWMSGEKPKPRRLRRAS, from the coding sequence ATGTCCGTTGAGTCGCCATGGATGACGGTCGCCGAAGTCGCGGCGTACAGCCGTCACCACTTCCAGACCGTGCTCACCGCCCTTCGCACCAACGAGCTGGAGGGCAAGCAGCGCGCAGCGAACTGCACGTGGCGGGTCCACCGCGACGCCGTGGACCGCTGGATGTCGGGCGAGAAGCCCAAGCCGCGCAGGCTCCGCCGCGCTTCCTGA
- a CDS encoding LuxR C-terminal-related transcriptional regulator yields the protein MGKKLFLAEDTVKTHVHRVLCKLGARTRAHAVAIAFQRGLVSPSGAQSGDGRGYYRHRAGPTEKHTGVSIRALLGGFDYYAGIGPAGGSA from the coding sequence ATCGGGAAGAAGCTGTTCCTGGCTGAGGACACGGTGAAGACCCACGTGCACCGAGTGTTGTGCAAGCTCGGCGCCCGGACCCGCGCGCATGCCGTGGCCATCGCGTTTCAGCGCGGCCTGGTGTCCCCCTCGGGCGCTCAGTCCGGGGACGGACGTGGCTACTACCGGCACCGCGCTGGGCCGACCGAGAAGCACACCGGGGTGTCGATCCGAGCACTGCTCGGCGGCTTCGACTACTACGCCGGGATCGGCCCGGCGGGCGGTTCGGCATGA
- a CDS encoding LuxR C-terminal-related transcriptional regulator, producing MTALTLTIGQVQLLHCLAEGWDTAGIAEILQCSDAAAVAHLDELFAALGAKNRAHARGWPTPVAT from the coding sequence ATGACCGCGCTGACGCTGACGATCGGGCAGGTGCAGCTGCTGCACTGCCTGGCCGAGGGCTGGGACACCGCCGGGATCGCCGAAATTCTCCAGTGCTCCGACGCTGCGGCAGTGGCGCACCTGGATGAGCTGTTCGCCGCGCTCGGCGCCAAGAACAGGGCACACGCCCGTGGCTGGCCTACTCCCGTGGCTACCTGA